One region of Primulina tabacum isolate GXHZ01 chromosome 1, ASM2559414v2, whole genome shotgun sequence genomic DNA includes:
- the LOC142555610 gene encoding uncharacterized protein LOC142555610 — MFKSILVILVLVLLVRATDSRKPHVINFRWPGLYPESFTWDPKSDHFVVGSTRLRELISVSDAGVTSALTSEFTIPSNSSFLGIALDPRHDRLLAVVHRTAPLFNALASYHLPTFRILSLTHLPSAAVANDVAVDFSGNAYVTDSANDVIFKVNEHGDVSTLSKSKVFKSQTVDTTAWYRDCGLNGIVYNTKGYLLVTQSNTGKLYKVDAEDGTARRVILNRDLTAADGMAVRPDGVVLVVSRHKLYFIKSDDSWSEGVVFDETPLLEERQASAVAVGAENRVYVLYGHVNEGMMEDSERGEFSIVEVESESESKEENVWIFVLIGLGLVYFLVWRFQMRRLVQKMNKKTA; from the coding sequence ATGTTCAAATCCATCCTCGTAATCCTCGTCCTTGTTTTACTCGTCCGAGCAACAGACTCCCGGAAGCCGCACGTCATCAATTTCCGTTGGCCGGGCCTCTACCCGGAGTCCTTCACCTGGGACCCCAAGTCGGATCACTTCGTCGTGGGCTCCACGCGCCTCCGCGAGCTCATCTCCGTCTCCGACGCGGGGGTCACATCTGCCCTTACTTCCGAATTCACCATCCCATCCAACTCTTCCTTCCTCGGGATCGCCCTTGACCCCAGGCACGACCGCCTCCTCGCCGTCGTCCACCGTACAGCCCCTCTCTTCAACGCCCTCGCATCGTACCACCTCCCCACCTTCCGGATTCTATCCCTCACCCACCTCCCTTCCGCCGCGGTTGCCAACGATGTCGCAGTTGACTTCTCCGGGAACGCCTATGTCACCGACTCAGCTAACGACGTCATCTTCAAAGTCAACGAGCACGGTGATGTCTCCACCCTCTCAAAATCCAAGGTCTTCAAATCCCAAACCGTGGACACCACCGCGTGGTACCGGGACTGCGGCCTAAACGGAATCGTTTACAACACCAAGGGATACCTTTTGGTCACTCAATCAAACACGGGGAAGCTGTATAAAGTTGACGCCGAGGACGGAACGGCGAGAAGGGTTATCTTGAACAGGGACTTAACGGCGGCCGATGGGATGGCCGTGAGGCCAGACGGCGTCGTTCTTGTGGTGTCGAGGCACAAGCTGTACTTCATCAAGAGTGACGATAGCTGGAGCGAGGGCGTTGTGTTCGACGAAACGCCTCTGTTGGAGGAGCGGCAGGCGAGTGCGGTTGCGGTGGGGGCAGAGAACAGGGTGTATGTACTATATGGGCATGTGAATGAAGGGATGATGGAAGATTCGGAAAGGGGCGAATTTAGTATAGTAGAGGTGGAATCAGAGTCGGAGAGTAAGGAGGAGAATGTGTGGATTTTTGTGTTGATTGGTTTGGGTTTGGTTTACTTCCTGGTATGGAGATTTCAAATGAGACGTCTTGTGCAGAAGATGAACAAGAAAACTGCTTGA